From the Photobacterium sp. GJ3 genome, one window contains:
- a CDS encoding ligand-gated channel protein: MSSRIPVFLPVSLAVAAAISASAQAQAQNQYTETMVVTASGFEQVQTDAPASISVITRDDLEKRYYRDLTDALRDVPGVVVTGGGDKTDISIRGMGANYTLILVDGKRQTSRQTRPNSDSSGIEQGWVPPLQAIERIEVIRGPMSTLYGSDAIGGVINIITRKFDQTWSGNVQLDTIYQENRKSGDQNSANFFLNGPLGSDKLGMQLYGQVTQRDEDEIPHGFEDKDLRSVTSKLLYSLTDNHDLTLELGASEQNRIGTVGKSVPTEGCRGGCEDSEDEYRRTYAALTHQGNWGFATSTTDIQREVNKNYSRQIEEVNTLAKTSWVVPVSNHLLVTGAEFNYAELDDQTTNQVSDRTHINNQQWAVFLEDEWRLTDSFSLTLGGRIDDDENFGSHFSPRAYGVWRATDDWTFKGGVSTGYRSPTLRDITPDWGRVSRGGNIYGNPDLKPETSVNTELAMIYSSLENTVFSLTVFYNQFEDKITRVTCPASICTDGPNQFGADPTYQVNINEATTQGVELSYATYLTESLQANASYTYTDSEQKSGEYQGRPLNQLPVHVATLGTDWQATEKLNQWLKVTYRGKENDPVTTPSSSTIVEPAYTFVDLGIGYQLTDQAKLKAAVYNVLDKEVAYEDHEYIEDGRRYWLGLDIAF; the protein is encoded by the coding sequence ATGTCCAGCCGTATCCCTGTGTTTCTGCCTGTTAGTCTGGCTGTTGCGGCAGCAATCAGTGCTTCAGCGCAGGCCCAAGCGCAGAATCAGTACACAGAAACCATGGTGGTCACCGCGTCGGGTTTTGAGCAGGTTCAAACCGATGCGCCAGCCAGTATCAGTGTGATTACCCGTGACGATCTCGAAAAGCGCTATTACCGGGATCTGACCGATGCACTGCGTGATGTACCAGGGGTTGTTGTCACGGGTGGGGGCGATAAAACGGATATCAGTATTCGTGGCATGGGTGCGAACTATACGCTGATTCTGGTCGACGGTAAGCGTCAGACATCTCGCCAAACGCGCCCGAACAGTGATAGTTCCGGCATTGAACAGGGTTGGGTGCCGCCATTGCAGGCGATTGAGCGGATTGAGGTGATTCGTGGTCCGATGTCAACGCTTTATGGCTCAGATGCCATCGGTGGTGTGATCAACATCATTACCCGAAAATTCGATCAAACCTGGTCTGGTAATGTTCAGCTCGACACAATCTATCAGGAAAACCGCAAGTCCGGCGACCAGAACAGTGCCAACTTCTTTTTGAATGGTCCGCTGGGCAGCGACAAGCTGGGGATGCAATTGTATGGTCAGGTCACGCAGCGTGATGAAGATGAGATCCCTCACGGATTCGAAGATAAAGATCTGCGCAGTGTGACGTCTAAACTGCTGTACAGCCTGACGGATAATCATGATCTGACGCTGGAACTGGGTGCTTCTGAGCAAAACCGTATCGGTACCGTGGGCAAATCAGTGCCGACTGAAGGTTGCCGTGGCGGTTGTGAAGATTCGGAAGATGAATACCGCCGGACATATGCAGCGCTGACGCATCAGGGCAACTGGGGGTTTGCGACATCCACGACGGACATCCAGCGGGAGGTCAATAAAAACTACAGCCGCCAGATTGAGGAAGTGAATACGCTGGCGAAAACCAGCTGGGTTGTGCCGGTCAGCAATCACCTGCTGGTGACCGGGGCAGAATTCAACTATGCAGAGCTGGATGATCAAACCACCAACCAGGTGTCTGACCGGACTCACATTAATAATCAGCAATGGGCAGTGTTCCTGGAAGATGAATGGCGCTTGACCGACAGCTTCTCGCTGACTCTGGGCGGACGGATTGACGATGATGAAAACTTCGGGAGTCATTTCAGCCCGAGAGCCTATGGTGTCTGGCGTGCAACCGACGACTGGACCTTTAAAGGCGGTGTATCTACGGGCTATCGTTCTCCGACACTGCGTGATATTACCCCGGACTGGGGCCGGGTCAGCCGGGGCGGAAACATTTACGGTAACCCGGATCTGAAGCCGGAAACGTCCGTGAATACCGAACTTGCGATGATTTATTCATCTCTGGAGAACACGGTGTTCAGTCTGACGGTGTTCTACAACCAGTTTGAAGACAAAATTACCCGGGTGACTTGTCCTGCATCAATTTGTACGGACGGGCCGAACCAGTTTGGTGCGGATCCGACCTATCAGGTCAATATCAATGAAGCAACAACCCAGGGTGTAGAGCTGAGTTATGCGACTTATCTGACCGAAAGTCTGCAGGCCAATGCAAGCTATACCTACACCGACTCAGAGCAGAAATCCGGTGAGTATCAGGGGCGTCCGCTGAACCAGTTGCCGGTGCATGTTGCGACACTGGGCACAGACTGGCAGGCGACCGAAAAGCTGAATCAATGGTTGAAAGTGACGTACCGTGGCAAAGAAAATGATCCGGTGACCACACCGTCCAGCTCAACCATTGTTGAACCCGCCTATACCTTTGTGGATCTCGGAATCGGTTATCAACTCACAGATCAGGCCAAACTCAAGGCTGCGGTCTACAACGTTCTCGACAAAGAAGTGGCCTATGAGGACCACGAATACATTGAAGACGGACGTCGTTACTGGCTGGGGCTGGATATTGCTTTCTGA
- a CDS encoding DEAD/DEAH box helicase — protein sequence MAFEQATEIQQQAIPVAIAGKDLLASSKTGSGKTLAFLLPAMQRMYRGKPFTKRDPRVVILTPTRELAKQVYAHLRMLNAGTPYDSALIVGGENFNDQVKAFRKDPMFVVATPGRLADHLEHRSTHLNGLEMLILDEADRMLDLGFAPQLRKIHQAADHRRRQTLMFSATLDDAEVLDIASEMLIDPKRIAVGHAAQDHGDIEQRFVLCDHLDHKQAILDRLLAQEDYDQVIIFTATREDTDRLTALLNERKLKAIALSGNLTQPQRSSIMSQFERNVHKILVTTDVASRGLDISKVSHVINFDMPKHAEEYVHRIGRTGRAGNKGDAVSLVGPKDWKSFKNVEAFLQKRITFTALEGLEGKFKGLKPAPKKKFTPKKNATVKPKQDSQKAAPKAKKKMDKRFYENMAVGDNVFIPKKKKPAASSSDE from the coding sequence ATGGCCTTTGAGCAGGCGACAGAGATCCAGCAGCAAGCGATCCCTGTGGCGATTGCTGGAAAGGATTTGCTGGCATCCTCGAAAACCGGTTCCGGTAAAACACTGGCGTTTCTGCTGCCTGCCATGCAACGCATGTATCGCGGTAAGCCATTTACAAAGCGTGATCCACGCGTGGTCATCCTGACGCCAACCCGCGAACTGGCAAAACAAGTTTATGCACATCTGCGGATGCTCAATGCAGGTACACCCTATGACAGCGCCTTGATTGTCGGGGGAGAAAACTTCAACGATCAGGTGAAAGCATTCCGTAAAGACCCGATGTTTGTAGTGGCGACGCCGGGCCGTCTGGCGGATCATCTGGAGCACCGCAGTACGCATCTCAATGGCCTTGAAATGCTGATTCTGGATGAAGCTGACCGCATGCTGGATTTGGGCTTTGCACCACAGCTGCGTAAAATTCATCAGGCCGCCGATCACCGTCGTCGCCAGACGCTGATGTTCTCAGCCACACTGGATGATGCCGAAGTGCTGGATATTGCTTCGGAAATGCTGATTGATCCAAAGCGGATTGCGGTGGGACATGCGGCACAGGATCATGGTGATATTGAGCAGCGCTTTGTGCTTTGTGATCATCTGGACCATAAACAGGCAATTTTGGATCGTCTGCTGGCGCAGGAAGATTACGATCAGGTGATTATCTTTACTGCGACCCGTGAGGATACTGACCGTCTGACAGCTTTACTGAATGAGCGGAAGCTCAAAGCCATTGCACTGAGCGGAAATCTGACCCAACCGCAGCGCAGCAGCATTATGAGCCAGTTTGAACGGAATGTTCATAAAATTCTGGTGACAACAGATGTTGCCTCACGCGGCCTGGACATCAGTAAAGTGTCCCACGTGATTAACTTCGACATGCCAAAGCATGCGGAAGAATATGTTCACCGGATTGGCCGGACAGGTCGTGCCGGAAACAAAGGTGACGCAGTGTCGCTGGTGGGTCCGAAAGACTGGAAAAGCTTTAAAAATGTTGAAGCATTCCTGCAAAAACGAATCACTTTCACAGCACTGGAAGGACTGGAAGGGAAATTTAAAGGCCTGAAACCAGCGCCGAAGAAGAAATTCACGCCAAAGAAAAATGCGACGGTGAAACCGAAGCAAGATTCGCAAAAAGCGGCGCCAAAAGCGAAGAAGAAAATGGATAAACGCTTTTATGAAAATATGGCTGTGGGAGACAATGTCTTCATCCCAAAGAAGAAAAAACCTGCCGCATCCTCTTCAGACGAATAA